From Geovibrio ferrireducens, one genomic window encodes:
- the waaF gene encoding lipopolysaccharide heptosyltransferase II, translating into MKILVFNPSFLGDSVLTTPLIKAVRHYFPDSAVDFCVRPENAPLFQGMELINEVIVFDKRRSAGGAGGIFRFARELKKRDYDIIISCHKSFRSTLTMALTGVLRRVGFRQSAFSFLYTETVNRDMSLHEVERNLMLLEPLIDGFRQDEVKAAAGSAEVFVDERISTNAAKYIKSASGGRRLIGMNAGSVWATKKWQGEKFAEVSDKLYEEGFFCVLFGGPGDFGDCERVKAHARYPLMNLCGKLPLGQLPSYIKAMEVLVTNDSGPMHIASAVGTPAVGIFGPTVKALGFFPYDDKSIVVEKELYCRPCGLHGGNECPEGHFRCMGEISADDVFQAVKKVLGNE; encoded by the coding sequence TTGAAGATACTTGTGTTCAACCCTTCATTCCTTGGCGATTCGGTGCTCACCACACCTCTTATAAAAGCTGTGAGGCATTATTTTCCGGACAGTGCCGTGGATTTCTGCGTGCGGCCGGAGAATGCGCCGCTTTTTCAGGGGATGGAGCTGATAAACGAAGTCATTGTCTTTGACAAACGCAGATCGGCAGGCGGCGCGGGCGGTATTTTCCGTTTTGCCCGTGAGCTGAAAAAGCGTGATTACGATATAATAATATCCTGTCACAAGTCCTTCCGCAGCACGCTGACAATGGCTCTGACAGGCGTTCTGCGCCGTGTGGGGTTCAGGCAGTCGGCTTTTTCATTTCTTTATACCGAGACGGTGAACAGAGACATGAGCCTCCACGAAGTTGAGCGCAATCTTATGCTTCTTGAACCGCTTATTGACGGTTTCAGGCAGGATGAGGTGAAAGCGGCTGCGGGAAGCGCGGAGGTTTTTGTTGATGAGAGGATAAGCACAAACGCCGCGAAATACATAAAATCCGCCTCCGGCGGGCGCAGGCTCATCGGCATGAACGCGGGCAGTGTATGGGCTACTAAGAAGTGGCAGGGGGAAAAGTTCGCCGAAGTAAGTGATAAGCTGTATGAAGAGGGTTTTTTCTGCGTTCTCTTCGGCGGCCCCGGTGATTTCGGTGACTGCGAAAGGGTGAAGGCTCACGCCCGGTATCCTTTGATGAATCTCTGCGGCAAGCTTCCCCTGGGGCAGCTTCCTTCATACATAAAGGCTATGGAGGTGCTTGTCACCAATGACAGCGGGCCGATGCACATAGCCTCCGCCGTGGGCACTCCCGCTGTGGGGATATTCGGCCCCACTGTGAAGGCGCTGGGCTTTTTTCCGTATGATGATAAAAGCATCGTGGTGGAAAAGGAGCTTTACTGCCGCCCCTGCGGGCTCCACGGAGGCAACGAATGTCCGGAGGGGCATTTCCGCTGCATGGGCGAAATCAGCGCCGATGATGTGTTTCAGGCTGTTAAAAAGGTGCTCGGTAATGAATAA
- a CDS encoding methyl-accepting chemotaxis protein: MNVSFRMKILIPVIAAIIGSFLVTGVIIYRVVYTETEYIAKNDVRNLSRSYGNLFRGDMEKTIAVSRSLASAAETFTTAGVSREQVMEHLVKVLDDNPHLFDVWIVWEPNQFDGRDAELAGSGAAGTNEQGQFCPMPYRTGGGISRAHTTSMYDTGAVSDWYQLPLRDGKIHISEPATYDFEGKQLTTVTISVPFEINGRTAGVAGGDILLDSLTDMLKDIKVYDTGYTFLLSDKFTMVAHPVKDRVGKPSEVVQQIAPYLSEGKEHFVEKANATTGKMAYTLYTPIPINGADYRFIFGLSVPLEEIYGALSHIKSAIAMAAFAAVLLVGGLIFLIAQRLVRQLGGEPEQVVVTMQKIADGDFTADLKVAHGDTTSLTHSVHDMVGRLSSMINNLTIVADDLKASSSDLSAGAQELSAGMSEQSERSELISAAANEMSATTGEIARNLSDISTFAHKTADKAVNGRKVVDESLKGVVKIKDTVDKSSVLVHSLGEKSQEIKDIVSVISDIADQTNLLALNAAIEAARAGEAGRGFAVVADEVRKLAERTQKATSEISDLVMGTQSEMDNVTKSMEGVTGQVNTGLESSKQIAVVLKDIEEGVSQLQSMVENISTATQQMAATSGQIQQDIDSVATVSIEVKSTSDHLAESASGLENISVRLRDMMGAFKIR, from the coding sequence ATGAATGTCTCTTTCAGAATGAAAATTCTTATCCCTGTCATTGCGGCCATTATCGGTTCATTTCTTGTCACAGGAGTAATCATCTACAGAGTGGTTTACACAGAAACGGAGTACATCGCCAAAAACGATGTGCGGAACCTTTCCAGAAGTTACGGCAATCTCTTCAGGGGTGACATGGAGAAAACTATAGCGGTTTCCCGCTCTCTTGCTTCTGCCGCCGAAACTTTTACCACAGCCGGAGTAAGCCGTGAGCAGGTCATGGAGCACTTGGTAAAGGTGCTGGATGATAACCCGCATCTTTTTGATGTGTGGATAGTGTGGGAACCGAACCAGTTTGACGGACGCGACGCGGAGCTTGCGGGCTCAGGTGCGGCCGGTACAAACGAACAGGGTCAGTTCTGCCCCATGCCCTACAGAACCGGCGGCGGGATAAGCAGAGCCCACACCACCTCAATGTATGACACAGGGGCGGTGAGCGACTGGTATCAGCTTCCGCTCAGAGACGGAAAGATTCACATCTCCGAACCGGCCACTTACGACTTTGAAGGGAAACAGCTTACGACGGTTACAATCAGTGTTCCCTTTGAAATAAACGGGCGGACAGCAGGTGTTGCCGGAGGCGATATACTTCTGGACAGCCTCACCGACATGCTGAAAGACATCAAGGTTTATGATACAGGCTACACCTTCCTCCTTTCGGATAAATTCACAATGGTAGCCCACCCTGTTAAAGATCGTGTGGGCAAACCCTCAGAGGTTGTTCAGCAGATAGCCCCTTACCTCAGCGAAGGCAAGGAGCATTTTGTTGAGAAAGCAAATGCCACAACAGGCAAAATGGCTTACACCCTCTATACCCCTATCCCCATAAACGGGGCCGACTACAGGTTTATTTTCGGACTCAGCGTACCCCTTGAAGAGATATACGGTGCTCTCAGCCATATAAAATCAGCAATTGCCATGGCGGCTTTTGCCGCCGTTCTGCTTGTGGGCGGACTCATATTCCTCATAGCTCAAAGACTTGTCAGGCAGCTTGGCGGCGAGCCTGAGCAGGTTGTGGTAACTATGCAGAAAATTGCCGACGGTGATTTCACGGCGGATCTCAAAGTTGCTCATGGCGACACAACGAGCCTTACCCATTCTGTTCATGATATGGTGGGGAGACTCAGCAGCATGATAAATAACCTCACCATTGTTGCGGACGACCTGAAAGCCTCAAGCTCAGATCTCTCAGCAGGTGCACAGGAGCTTTCTGCGGGAATGAGCGAGCAGTCAGAACGCTCCGAGCTTATCTCCGCAGCGGCAAATGAGATGTCTGCCACAACAGGCGAGATAGCCCGCAACCTCTCGGATATATCCACATTTGCACATAAAACAGCCGATAAGGCGGTAAACGGCCGTAAAGTAGTGGACGAATCGCTCAAAGGCGTTGTCAAAATAAAAGACACGGTGGATAAATCATCGGTGCTTGTTCATTCTCTGGGTGAAAAGTCTCAGGAGATTAAGGATATTGTCAGCGTGATCAGTGATATTGCAGACCAGACGAACCTTCTGGCTCTCAACGCAGCCATTGAGGCGGCAAGGGCAGGGGAAGCGGGCAGAGGCTTTGCCGTTGTTGCTGATGAGGTGCGCAAGCTTGCTGAGCGCACACAGAAGGCAACCTCTGAAATTTCCGATCTCGTTATGGGCACTCAGTCGGAGATGGACAATGTTACCAAATCCATGGAAGGGGTGACGGGTCAGGTCAATACCGGGCTTGAATCCTCCAAGCAGATAGCCGTTGTTCTCAAGGATATTGAAGAGGGCGTATCCCAGCTTCAGTCCATGGTGGAGAACATATCAACAGCCACTCAGCAGATGGCGGCAACCAGCGGACAGATACAGCAGGATATAGACTCAGTGGCCACTGTCTCCATAGAGGTTAAGTCAACCTCTGACCATCTGGCGGAGAGTGCCTCCGGCCTTGAGAATATTTCCGTAAGGCTCAGGGATATGATGGGCGCTTTTAAGATAAGATAA
- a CDS encoding glycosyltransferase family 9 protein, whose product MNNSKDDNRKIIHAPVKERRTRVLFVRLSSLGDVILITGVIKLFREQFPDYLCDVFTSSAFAPVFDGLDFVNRVIAFDKKGGFRGFAKTVQEELNDYDYVIDLHANLRSFLLRFMVDAKFLKYKKDSAARRAFVKNRKRTERLGMHVVKKYAEALKPLGMKDYSVEELRPVLHSGKREEGGIVLNPFASKHTKQWDKFPELAERLAGMGQRVTVIGQGDFPQIDGVNDLTGKTSLREMIDVIASASVLITTDSGPMHAGAALNKKVIAVFGSTTADFGFAPEFEGCSVAEVKGLDCRPCHVHGQEKCPLGHFRCMRDISTDDVLKLL is encoded by the coding sequence ATGAATAACTCAAAAGATGATAACAGAAAAATAATACATGCTCCTGTAAAGGAGCGCAGAACAAGAGTCCTCTTCGTGCGCCTGAGCTCACTGGGCGATGTTATACTCATCACCGGAGTGATTAAGCTTTTCAGGGAGCAGTTTCCTGATTATCTGTGCGATGTGTTCACCTCCTCCGCTTTTGCCCCGGTTTTTGACGGTCTGGATTTTGTGAACCGTGTTATAGCCTTTGATAAAAAAGGCGGATTCAGAGGGTTTGCAAAAACCGTTCAGGAAGAGCTTAACGATTATGATTATGTTATAGATCTCCACGCAAATCTGCGCTCATTTCTGCTCAGATTCATGGTGGACGCAAAATTCCTTAAATATAAGAAAGATTCCGCCGCACGCAGGGCTTTTGTGAAAAACAGGAAAAGAACAGAAAGATTAGGAATGCACGTGGTGAAAAAGTACGCTGAGGCACTTAAACCGCTGGGTATGAAGGATTACTCAGTAGAGGAGCTCCGCCCCGTTCTGCATTCCGGTAAAAGGGAGGAGGGCGGTATAGTCCTGAACCCCTTTGCCAGCAAACATACCAAGCAGTGGGACAAGTTTCCTGAACTGGCGGAAAGGCTTGCGGGCATGGGGCAGAGGGTTACGGTCATTGGTCAGGGGGATTTCCCGCAGATTGACGGTGTAAATGACCTCACGGGCAAAACCTCTTTACGGGAAATGATTGACGTTATAGCTTCCGCCTCCGTGCTGATAACCACCGACAGCGGGCCCATGCACGCTGGAGCCGCACTGAATAAAAAAGTTATCGCCGTATTCGGCTCCACAACTGCGGACTTCGGCTTCGCGCCGGAGTTTGAGGGATGTTCCGTTGCTGAGGTCAAGGGGCTGGACTGCCGCCCGTGCCATGTCCACGGACAGGAAAAATGTCCTCTGGGGCATTTCCGCTGCATGCGCGATATAAGCACTGATGATGTTTTAAAACTGCTCTGA
- the pheA gene encoding prephenate dehydratase, protein MDELDKHRQEIDRLDAEILRLLNARAKEAMKIGEIKKELGKPLYVPSREKQIYERLSKINDGPLPFEAVRRVYREIISASLSLEKLQRIGYLGPEGTFTNLAAIKQFGLSAELIPMRSIPDVFDAVERGRLDYGIIPVENSLEGVVNHTLDMFAGSSIKICGEVYLEISQNLMNQSGRLEDVQRIYSHPHAIPQCRKWLSEHAADIPLYDVESTAKAAEIASKDAGAAAIASEMAEICYNLKIIERSIEDMPNNYTRFIIIGGFEPLPTGNDKTSMVFSITHKSGSLYKALEVFASKGINMTKIESRPSKKQAWEYVFYVDTDGHRDKEPLKAVIDEFAGNVTHFKVLGSYPKGEK, encoded by the coding sequence ATGGATGAACTTGATAAACACCGACAGGAAATTGACAGGCTGGACGCCGAGATACTCAGGCTTCTGAACGCACGCGCAAAAGAAGCCATGAAGATCGGCGAAATCAAGAAGGAGCTGGGCAAGCCCCTTTATGTTCCCTCGCGGGAGAAGCAGATTTATGAGCGTCTTTCAAAGATAAATGACGGACCTCTGCCGTTTGAAGCCGTCCGCAGGGTTTACAGGGAGATTATCTCCGCCTCGCTCTCGCTGGAAAAGCTTCAGCGAATCGGCTATCTGGGGCCGGAGGGAACCTTCACCAACCTCGCCGCCATAAAGCAGTTCGGCTTATCCGCCGAGCTTATCCCCATGCGCAGCATACCGGACGTTTTTGACGCTGTGGAGCGCGGCAGGCTGGATTACGGCATTATCCCCGTGGAAAACTCCCTCGAAGGGGTGGTGAACCATACGCTGGATATGTTCGCCGGTTCATCCATCAAAATCTGCGGCGAAGTGTATCTGGAAATCAGCCAGAACCTGATGAACCAGTCCGGCAGGCTTGAGGATGTGCAGAGAATCTACTCGCACCCCCACGCCATACCCCAGTGCAGGAAATGGCTGTCGGAACATGCGGCGGATATTCCCCTTTATGATGTGGAATCCACAGCAAAAGCCGCCGAAATAGCCTCCAAGGATGCCGGGGCGGCTGCCATCGCCTCCGAAATGGCTGAGATATGCTATAACCTTAAAATAATTGAGCGCAGCATAGAGGACATGCCGAACAACTACACGAGATTCATCATCATAGGCGGCTTTGAGCCCCTGCCCACAGGCAATGACAAAACCTCGATGGTTTTCAGCATAACCCACAAATCAGGCTCGCTTTACAAAGCTCTTGAAGTATTTGCCTCCAAGGGTATAAACATGACTAAGATCGAATCCCGCCCTTCAAAGAAACAGGCGTGGGAATATGTTTTCTACGTGGACACTGACGGTCACAGGGACAAAGAACCCCTGAAAGCCGTGATAGACGAATTTGCAGGAAACGTAACCCACTTCAAAGTGCTGGGTTCATATCCCAAGGGGGAAAAATGA
- a CDS encoding transketolase, with the protein MSEKGFTGSLSEAEINELKTVATHCRGDILKMTTIAASGHPGGSMSSIDMYLTVYKYANINKDNCKSSTRDRIFVSHGHTSPGVYSTLARNGFFPVQDAIAYFRLAGSIYEGHIERMVPGVEWSTGNLGQGLSAACGAAVAGRMRGEEFDIYVFMGDGEQQKGQIPEARRFAAKYGYNNITAFIDYNKLQISGNIASVMPQNIRGEFEADGWHVIEIDGHSYAQIFNAVAASKKIEKPVLILANTIMSFGVSFMENIAGYHGKPLTEAQLADALAELGIENDLEELKVKRAAFKFSHAEHELVQEPAKIFAGTPRTYAVTDKTDNRSAFGDALLDVVKETKANGGTPVAVFDCDLAGSVKTDGVEKHCPENFVQAGIQEHHTATCAGAASVNGVVSFFADFGVFGVDEAYNQQRLNDINGSNLKVATTHVGLDVGEDGKTHQCLDYVGAMRNIYGFKVIVPGDPNQTDRAVRYAAAAQGNFLIAMGRSKIPTVAKADGTPFFAGDYKFEYGKADVLTEGDAAFVTYGAMLPRALKVAKLAAEKGVKLAVINMSCPLEPDMELLKKYASKTVFVYEDHNANTGLGSIIGAKAAEEGLGLKVKTFGVRSYAYSGNPDGILRLLGLDEETVAAETVRSAR; encoded by the coding sequence ATGTCCGAGAAAGGCTTCACAGGCTCACTGAGCGAAGCGGAAATCAATGAACTCAAAACCGTAGCGACCCATTGCAGGGGCGACATACTGAAAATGACCACAATTGCCGCCAGCGGCCATCCCGGCGGCTCCATGTCCTCCATTGACATGTACCTCACTGTGTACAAATACGCCAACATCAATAAGGACAACTGCAAATCCTCCACAAGGGACAGGATCTTCGTTTCCCACGGGCACACATCCCCCGGCGTTTACAGCACCCTTGCCAGAAACGGTTTTTTCCCCGTGCAGGATGCCATAGCCTACTTCCGCCTCGCGGGCTCCATATACGAAGGGCACATTGAGCGCATGGTTCCCGGAGTTGAATGGTCAACGGGCAACCTCGGTCAGGGGCTTTCCGCCGCATGCGGAGCGGCAGTTGCGGGCAGGATGCGCGGAGAAGAGTTCGACATATACGTTTTTATGGGTGACGGCGAGCAGCAGAAAGGCCAGATCCCCGAAGCGAGAAGGTTCGCCGCCAAATACGGCTACAACAACATAACAGCGTTCATAGACTATAACAAGCTCCAGATAAGCGGCAATATAGCCTCTGTCATGCCCCAGAACATCAGAGGCGAGTTCGAGGCAGACGGCTGGCACGTTATCGAGATAGACGGACACAGCTACGCGCAGATATTCAACGCCGTTGCCGCATCCAAAAAGATAGAAAAGCCTGTTCTCATCCTCGCCAACACTATAATGAGCTTCGGTGTGAGCTTCATGGAGAACATAGCGGGCTACCACGGCAAACCGCTCACGGAAGCTCAGCTTGCCGATGCTCTTGCCGAACTCGGCATTGAGAACGATCTGGAAGAGCTTAAGGTAAAACGTGCGGCGTTCAAGTTCAGCCACGCTGAGCATGAGCTTGTTCAGGAACCTGCCAAAATTTTCGCAGGAACCCCCAGAACATACGCCGTCACCGATAAAACAGACAACCGCTCCGCCTTCGGCGATGCTCTTCTTGATGTTGTGAAGGAGACCAAGGCTAACGGAGGCACACCCGTTGCGGTTTTCGACTGCGACCTTGCAGGCTCCGTAAAGACAGACGGAGTTGAGAAGCACTGCCCCGAAAACTTTGTTCAGGCAGGTATTCAGGAACACCACACAGCCACATGCGCAGGCGCGGCCAGTGTTAACGGTGTTGTGAGCTTCTTTGCTGATTTCGGTGTTTTCGGTGTGGATGAGGCATACAACCAGCAGAGGCTGAACGACATAAACGGCAGCAATCTCAAGGTTGCCACAACTCACGTCGGGCTTGATGTGGGTGAAGACGGCAAAACCCACCAGTGCCTCGATTATGTGGGCGCTATGCGCAACATATACGGTTTTAAGGTAATAGTTCCGGGAGACCCCAACCAGACAGACCGCGCTGTGAGATACGCAGCCGCTGCGCAGGGGAACTTCCTCATAGCCATGGGGCGCTCAAAAATACCCACAGTGGCAAAAGCGGACGGAACACCCTTCTTCGCGGGAGATTATAAATTCGAATACGGCAAAGCGGATGTGCTGACAGAAGGGGATGCTGCCTTCGTAACCTACGGAGCCATGCTTCCCAGAGCGCTGAAAGTTGCTAAACTTGCCGCAGAGAAGGGAGTTAAACTCGCAGTAATCAACATGAGCTGCCCCCTTGAACCGGACATGGAGCTCCTGAAAAAATATGCCTCAAAAACTGTTTTCGTTTATGAGGATCATAACGCAAACACTGGTCTGGGTTCAATAATCGGCGCTAAGGCGGCTGAGGAAGGGCTCGGACTCAAAGTGAAAACTTTCGGTGTGCGCTCATACGCTTACTCCGGCAACCCCGACGGCATACTCAGGCTGCTGGGGCTTGACGAAGAGACTGTGGCGGCTGAAACAGTCAGGTCAGCCAGATAA
- the hisC gene encoding histidinol-phosphate transaminase, which produces MIDYAKLAGKEIQGLSPYVPGKPVKELERELGIEKAVKLASNENPLGPSPKVIKAVADFLPEMSRYPYGDVFYLRTRLASKLGISADRLIFGTGSNEIIELAMRTFLARDEHVMSPSPSFSVYGIIAQAMRASCRWIPVRSDFSFDFEALAANIDDKTRIIFLGNPNNPTGTYFSQEALEAFMQKVPAETIVVLDEAYCEYVDAPDFPDTLKMQKSYPNLMIMRTFSKAYGLAALRVGYCIADPIAIDMMNRVRQPFNTNMAAQIAAEAALEDTDHLKKVIRENRMGKAYLYGEFEKLGFEYIPTQANFILVKTGEGERIFKELLKKGVIVRYLGPGLKDYIRVSIGTEEENKVFIEQLKAVL; this is translated from the coding sequence ATGATAGATTACGCAAAACTCGCAGGTAAAGAGATTCAGGGTTTAAGCCCTTATGTGCCCGGAAAGCCGGTTAAGGAACTGGAAAGAGAGCTGGGCATAGAAAAGGCGGTGAAGCTCGCCTCCAACGAAAACCCGCTGGGGCCTTCACCTAAAGTCATCAAGGCTGTGGCGGATTTTCTGCCGGAGATGTCCCGCTATCCTTACGGCGATGTGTTCTATCTCCGCACCAGACTTGCCTCCAAGCTGGGCATCAGTGCTGACAGACTTATCTTCGGTACAGGCTCAAACGAAATAATAGAGCTCGCCATGAGAACCTTCCTTGCCCGTGACGAACATGTCATGAGCCCTTCGCCCTCTTTCTCCGTTTACGGAATAATAGCTCAGGCGATGAGAGCCTCATGCAGATGGATTCCCGTCAGGAGCGACTTCTCCTTCGATTTTGAAGCACTTGCGGCTAATATAGATGATAAAACGAGAATCATATTCCTCGGCAACCCCAACAATCCCACGGGAACATATTTCAGCCAGGAAGCCCTTGAGGCTTTCATGCAGAAGGTTCCCGCGGAGACCATAGTTGTTCTGGACGAGGCGTACTGCGAATATGTCGATGCGCCGGACTTCCCCGACACGCTCAAAATGCAGAAAAGCTACCCTAACCTCATGATTATGCGCACCTTCTCCAAGGCATACGGTCTGGCGGCGCTCCGTGTGGGCTACTGCATAGCTGATCCCATCGCCATAGACATGATGAACCGTGTCCGCCAGCCCTTCAACACCAACATGGCAGCGCAGATTGCAGCGGAAGCCGCACTGGAGGACACAGACCACCTCAAAAAAGTCATCCGTGAAAACCGCATGGGCAAAGCTTACCTTTACGGCGAGTTTGAAAAACTCGGCTTTGAATATATACCCACTCAGGCAAACTTCATCCTCGTCAAAACCGGCGAAGGGGAGAGAATCTTCAAAGAACTGCTGAAAAAAGGGGTGATAGTGCGCTATCTCGGCCCCGGACTGAAAGACTACATAAGGGTTTCCATCGGCACGGAAGAAGAGAACAAAGTATTCATCGAACAGCTAAAAGCTGTCCTTTAA